A region of Rhodamnia argentea isolate NSW1041297 chromosome 9, ASM2092103v1, whole genome shotgun sequence DNA encodes the following proteins:
- the LOC115726567 gene encoding putative invertase inhibitor, whose product MNRALCTLSLFLASSLILFHAESAVANVIADTCRKCAASSPNVNYAYCVKALGSDPRSQTADVQGLGLIALNLLQSSVTSTGSYIQRLLKQKWDPYVQKCLSDCSDLYSGRGRYHERGGRGIPGKALPRRSELGDHSVYGCGHVREPVQGEEGRGLAVDEAERRRDAAILHRTRHPCDCYGVVKGLG is encoded by the coding sequence atgaataggGCACTCTGCACCTTGTCCCTCTTCCTGGCCTCCTCTCTCATCCTCTTTCATGCCGAATCGGCGGTGGCCAACGTCATCGCGGACACTTGCCGGAAGTGTGCGGCCTCGAGCCCGAACGTGAACTATGCCTACTGTGTGAAGGCTCTCGGGTCGGACCCGAGGAGCCAGACGGCGGACGTCCAAGGCTTGGGCCTCATCGCGCTTAACCTGTTACAAAGCAGCGTGACGAGCACGGGCTCCTACATTCAGCGGCTGCTGAAGCAGAAGTGGGATCCGTACGTCCAGAAGTGCCTGTCGGATTGCTCGGACCTGTACTCAGGACGCGGTCGATACCACGAAAGAGGCGGTCGGGGCATACCAGGCAAAGCGTTACCCCGACGTTCAGAACTCGGTGACCACAGTGTCTACGGATGTGGACACGTGCGAGAGCCAGTTCAAGGAGAAGAAGGGCGCGGCCTCGCCGTTGACGAAGCAGAACGGAGACGCGACGCAGCTATCTTACATAGAACTCGCCATCCTTGCGATTGTTACGGGGTCGTGAAGGGTTTGGGGTGA